From a single Rhodopirellula islandica genomic region:
- a CDS encoding DUF4040 domain-containing protein, protein MNWVVFAILALLALTAVTVARLRQLWAAVMFTGIYSFLSASWMMILDAPDVAFTEAAVGAGISTVLMLSTLALTGEQEQPTKRSPLVPLLVVTITGGALIYGTLDMPHYGDPNAIVHLHPDPSFVERSLEDMHGLPNVVTALLASYRGYDTLGETTVVLTAGIAVLLILRRDEMERPAIASRAKRRKRKASA, encoded by the coding sequence ATGAACTGGGTCGTCTTTGCCATCCTGGCGTTGCTGGCACTGACCGCCGTGACCGTCGCACGATTGCGACAGTTGTGGGCGGCGGTGATGTTCACCGGCATTTATAGTTTTCTCAGTGCATCCTGGATGATGATCCTGGACGCACCCGACGTGGCGTTCACGGAAGCCGCCGTTGGCGCGGGCATCTCGACCGTTTTGATGCTCAGCACGCTGGCACTCACCGGCGAACAAGAACAACCGACCAAACGATCTCCCCTGGTGCCACTGTTGGTGGTCACGATCACCGGCGGAGCACTGATTTACGGAACGTTGGACATGCCGCACTACGGCGACCCCAACGCGATCGTGCACCTGCACCCCGACCCTTCCTTTGTGGAACGTTCTCTGGAAGACATGCACGGTTTACCCAACGTGGTCACGGCTCTGCTGGCGTCTTACCGGGGTTATGACACTCTCGGCGAAACCACTGTCGTTCTCACAGCTGGAATCGCGGTGCTGCTGATTTTGCGTCGCGATGAGATGGAACGTCCCGCGATTGCAAGCCGAGCCAAACGACGCAAACGGAAGGCCAGCGCATGA
- a CDS encoding sodium:proton antiporter, translated as MEQVTGLYNYWIVIVLMMTGFYIVLARRNLIKSVIGLNIFQTSVFLLYVTMGKVRGGTAPIIPPEVAAAQAEAMHASGHAEQATHALGTVSEEIVGSHAGHAELPGAEIIYSNPLPSVLMLTAIVVGIATTALALALVVRIREDYGTIEEDRILEIDRADGLPDDDDEDQWIDAEAHSLAGSSPDNPTDSESVN; from the coding sequence ATGGAACAAGTCACAGGGCTTTACAACTACTGGATCGTGATCGTCTTGATGATGACCGGGTTTTACATCGTGCTTGCGCGACGCAACCTGATCAAATCCGTCATCGGGCTCAACATTTTCCAGACCTCCGTCTTCCTGCTGTACGTGACGATGGGCAAAGTCCGCGGCGGAACCGCCCCGATCATCCCGCCAGAAGTCGCGGCGGCGCAGGCCGAAGCGATGCACGCCTCCGGTCACGCAGAGCAAGCGACGCACGCCCTGGGAACGGTTTCGGAAGAAATCGTGGGCTCACACGCTGGGCATGCGGAACTCCCCGGTGCGGAAATCATTTACTCCAACCCCTTGCCCAGCGTGCTGATGCTGACGGCGATCGTGGTTGGCATTGCCACCACGGCACTCGCATTGGCCCTGGTCGTTCGGATTCGTGAAGACTACGGGACGATTGAAGAAGATCGCATTCTGGAAATCGATCGCGCCGATGGATTGCCGGATGACGACGACGAAGATCAATGGATCGATGCAGAAGCTCATTCACTGGCCGGGAGTTCCCCTGACAACCCCACCGATTCGGAGTCAGTGAATTGA
- a CDS encoding monovalent cation/H+ antiporter complex subunit F produces MLPNGVLPMILAASETATHAAHSTSGRGHASSSDLHEMLSYSSHAFHLSPTHHVMMATSAAVLITMTLALIRAMAGPTVFDRVLALNMFGTKTVLFICVVSFVTARTDFLDLALLYSLMNFIGMVALLRFTQYRSFGEEPA; encoded by the coding sequence ATGCTTCCCAACGGCGTGTTGCCGATGATTCTGGCCGCCAGCGAAACCGCCACCCATGCGGCTCATTCCACTTCAGGACGTGGCCACGCCAGTTCCTCGGATCTGCATGAGATGCTGAGTTACTCGTCCCATGCGTTCCATTTGAGTCCGACGCACCACGTGATGATGGCCACCTCGGCGGCCGTCTTGATCACGATGACGCTGGCACTGATTCGTGCGATGGCCGGCCCCACGGTGTTCGACCGAGTGCTGGCATTGAACATGTTCGGAACCAAAACGGTGCTGTTCATTTGCGTGGTCAGCTTCGTGACCGCACGCACGGATTTCCTCGATCTCGCCTTGCTCTACAGCCTGATGAATTTCATCGGCATGGTCGCTCTGCTGCGTTTCACTCAGTATCGCAGCTTCGGTGAGGAACCCGCCTGA
- a CDS encoding tetratricopeptide repeat protein → MNDSLSFAQLEFEAGRFAHAIQFAQYALVEAPDNTDALTLLGMASLCIDEVDEGIDALERAALLRPLPRVVQIELAIAYGSAGRRTLSKDLLMTIATSGKVSSSELLRIAAGLEAIDQPRLAMEACRQAGILTPERPEVHYQMGYYAEQCGHPAEICESLLRHAIGLDPRNVHFRIGLASLLIRLSRQDDAIKVLAPVIPDRLDEVHCQCCLKRIANLFFDAGDVPRARLSASRLKKLTEGNPVPQQHHIA, encoded by the coding sequence ATGAACGATTCTCTCTCCTTCGCTCAGCTCGAATTCGAAGCGGGCCGCTTTGCTCATGCCATTCAGTTCGCCCAATACGCTTTGGTTGAAGCCCCAGACAACACGGACGCCCTGACGCTTTTGGGGATGGCCAGCCTTTGCATTGACGAAGTCGACGAGGGCATCGATGCACTGGAACGCGCTGCGCTGCTACGTCCACTGCCTCGCGTCGTTCAAATTGAACTGGCGATCGCCTACGGGTCGGCGGGAAGACGCACACTCTCCAAAGATTTGCTGATGACGATTGCGACGTCGGGCAAGGTCAGCAGTTCGGAACTCCTTCGAATCGCAGCGGGCTTGGAAGCGATCGACCAACCGCGTTTGGCAATGGAAGCCTGTCGCCAAGCCGGCATCCTGACGCCGGAACGCCCCGAAGTTCACTACCAAATGGGTTACTACGCCGAGCAATGCGGGCATCCGGCTGAGATTTGCGAATCACTGCTCCGACACGCCATCGGACTGGATCCACGCAACGTCCACTTTCGAATCGGCCTGGCGTCACTCTTGATCCGACTGTCACGACAAGACGACGCCATCAAGGTTCTTGCTCCCGTGATCCCTGATCGCCTGGACGAAGTGCACTGCCAGTGCTGTCTCAAGCGCATCGCGAACCTGTTCTTCGACGCCGGCGATGTCCCACGAGCACGCTTGAGCGCGTCGCGATTGAAAAAACTGACCGAAGGCAACCCGGTGCCGCAACAACACCACATCGCCTGA
- a CDS encoding tetratricopeptide repeat protein has translation MKKISEETLQCAWLAHLSGASDQVIQLLASDNVLAQTHDEVEPAVLLGLALHEVGRTLEAADAIEKASLLGPIPDEARITLASCYAQLRRIDLARELYLELALSRRLEADLMLKVAAGLAAIDSPQLAMKVCEWITEKDDSVGQAYYDMGVYSARCGNALYISEALTRRALQLDTGNFHYRVGLAALLIQLQRDGEALEIALTFTVDQLQHATCFSCLQRIADLLNRHQHTDLAVACQAQSDVLRAKRDTNPIH, from the coding sequence ATGAAAAAGATCTCTGAAGAAACTCTGCAATGCGCTTGGCTCGCTCATCTCAGCGGCGCATCCGATCAAGTCATCCAGCTTCTCGCGTCAGACAATGTCCTGGCGCAAACGCACGATGAGGTCGAACCCGCCGTGCTGCTTGGTCTCGCGCTGCATGAAGTCGGACGGACGCTGGAAGCAGCCGACGCGATTGAAAAAGCCAGCTTGCTCGGGCCGATCCCCGATGAAGCACGGATCACGTTGGCATCCTGTTATGCGCAACTTCGCCGCATCGACCTGGCTCGCGAGTTGTACCTGGAACTCGCACTCAGCCGACGGCTGGAGGCGGACCTCATGCTCAAGGTTGCCGCCGGCCTGGCAGCGATCGATTCGCCTCAACTGGCCATGAAGGTCTGCGAGTGGATCACCGAGAAAGACGACTCGGTCGGACAAGCGTACTACGACATGGGCGTGTACTCGGCTCGCTGTGGCAACGCGTTGTACATCAGCGAAGCATTGACACGCCGTGCCCTCCAACTCGACACAGGCAACTTTCACTACCGAGTCGGACTGGCAGCGCTGTTGATTCAATTGCAGCGTGACGGCGAGGCACTCGAGATCGCGCTCACTTTCACGGTCGATCAACTGCAACACGCAACATGCTTCAGTTGTCTGCAACGGATTGCAGACTTGTTGAATCGCCATCAACACACTGATTTGGCCGTTGCCTGCCAAGCACAATCCGACGTCCTCCGAGCCAAACGCGACACCAACCCGATCCACTGA
- a CDS encoding Na(+)/H(+) antiporter subunit B has translation MIKFPIIRVITKLLIPYILLFAFYVQFHGDYGPGGGFQAGVIFASGLILYGLVFGLDAIKRVAPPIVIEKLMALGVLVYAGTGFATMLLGGNFLDYDVLEHSFNHQYLPGGQHLGIFVVEVGVGITVTSVMTMIFYAFASRSRFV, from the coding sequence ATGATCAAGTTCCCCATCATTCGCGTGATCACCAAGCTGCTGATCCCGTACATCTTGCTGTTCGCATTTTATGTTCAGTTCCACGGTGATTACGGACCCGGCGGCGGCTTCCAAGCCGGAGTGATCTTTGCTTCCGGTTTGATTCTGTACGGCTTGGTCTTTGGGCTCGACGCGATCAAACGGGTCGCTCCCCCGATCGTGATCGAGAAGCTGATGGCCCTGGGTGTGTTGGTTTATGCCGGCACCGGCTTCGCCACCATGCTGCTGGGCGGCAATTTTTTGGACTACGACGTTTTGGAACACTCCTTCAATCACCAGTACCTGCCCGGCGGACAACACCTGGGAATCTTTGTGGTGGAAGTCGGCGTGGGAATCACAGTGACCTCGGTGATGACGATGATCTTCTATGCCTTCGCCAGCCGGAGTCGATTCGTATGA
- a CDS encoding Na+/H+ antiporter subunit E, with amino-acid sequence MRYAFWLTFALIATWLLWSGHFDNPFLLGLGALSVLVSLTISLRMKIVDEEGAPAQLGIRPFVSYAPWLAKEIVQSNLAVAKIILSRKMKLKRNLLTITSHQKCELGRVILANSITLTPGTVSVQMEGDKILIHGLNLEETEEDMSGEMDDRICRLEKSK; translated from the coding sequence GTGAGATACGCGTTTTGGCTCACCTTCGCATTGATTGCGACCTGGCTGCTCTGGTCGGGACACTTTGACAACCCGTTCTTGCTTGGACTCGGGGCGTTGTCGGTGTTGGTCAGTCTCACCATCTCGTTGCGGATGAAGATCGTCGACGAAGAAGGGGCTCCCGCTCAGCTGGGCATTCGGCCCTTTGTGTCTTACGCACCTTGGTTGGCCAAGGAAATTGTCCAGAGCAACTTGGCCGTCGCAAAGATCATCTTGTCTCGCAAGATGAAGCTCAAACGCAACCTACTCACGATCACATCGCATCAAAAGTGCGAACTTGGGCGAGTCATTCTGGCGAACTCCATCACGCTGACCCCCGGTACCGTTTCGGTGCAAATGGAAGGCGACAAGATCTTGATCCACGGTTTGAATCTTGAAGAGACCGAGGAAGACATGTCCGGTGAAATGGACGATCGCATCTGCCGCTTGGAGAAATCCAAGTGA
- a CDS encoding outer membrane protein assembly factor BamB family protein, with translation MPLASAVEGQWPKFQNGGLLSIDTTLPTEWSPEQNIAWTADIIGYGQSTPIVAHDQIVVTSTSGENKDQFHVQSFAIETGALNWQVDLANPSPFKNSPMVSRAAPSAVATAEGFVAFCEGGVLLAISPQGETQWKRDLVAEYGPIEARHGLSASLEADSQHVFAWVERGEDPYILAVSPTTGETIWKTEGLGATSWGSPRLVPVAGGEHLVCSASGKLVGLNPSTGERLWEFTDLSNNTSCTPTIVGEGRFLIGASDGRGETNAGAAAASNGLIEITLGEDDQFQAAFAWQAEKATSTFGSPIVAGNTAAIVNRAGVLYRLDLETGEQVSAKRTDAGGIWATPLVAGDNLYLFGYKGTTSVFSLADGKAIAENRCWPEGGDDEKTPGFGGGNVLYAAAPAGNRLLIRRGDKLFAIGAKSK, from the coding sequence CTGCCGCTTGCTTCTGCCGTCGAAGGCCAATGGCCCAAGTTTCAAAACGGCGGCCTTTTGTCCATCGACACAACGCTGCCGACGGAGTGGTCGCCGGAGCAAAACATCGCGTGGACAGCCGACATCATTGGCTACGGTCAATCAACTCCGATCGTGGCCCACGATCAAATCGTGGTGACCTCCACCAGCGGTGAAAACAAGGACCAGTTCCACGTGCAGTCGTTCGCGATTGAAACCGGTGCACTGAACTGGCAAGTCGACCTGGCCAATCCGTCGCCGTTTAAAAATTCGCCGATGGTCAGCCGAGCGGCGCCCAGTGCCGTTGCCACCGCAGAAGGCTTCGTTGCGTTTTGCGAAGGCGGTGTGTTGCTGGCGATTTCGCCTCAGGGTGAAACCCAGTGGAAACGTGACTTGGTCGCTGAGTACGGACCAATCGAAGCCCGACATGGATTGTCAGCTTCTCTCGAGGCCGACTCCCAACACGTTTTCGCTTGGGTCGAACGTGGCGAAGACCCTTACATCTTGGCAGTGTCCCCAACGACCGGCGAAACGATCTGGAAAACAGAAGGTTTGGGCGCGACCTCCTGGGGATCGCCGCGATTGGTTCCTGTCGCTGGCGGTGAACACCTGGTTTGCAGCGCCAGCGGCAAACTGGTGGGACTGAATCCATCCACGGGCGAGCGACTCTGGGAGTTCACCGACCTGTCCAACAACACGTCCTGCACACCCACCATTGTCGGCGAAGGTCGCTTCCTGATCGGAGCCTCCGACGGGCGGGGTGAAACCAACGCAGGCGCCGCAGCGGCCAGCAACGGATTGATCGAGATCACCCTCGGCGAAGACGACCAATTCCAAGCCGCCTTTGCCTGGCAAGCCGAAAAAGCAACCAGCACGTTTGGCAGCCCCATCGTCGCCGGGAACACCGCCGCGATCGTCAACCGAGCCGGAGTGCTGTATCGACTGGACCTCGAAACCGGCGAACAAGTCTCTGCGAAACGAACCGACGCGGGCGGCATCTGGGCAACCCCCTTGGTCGCGGGCGACAACCTGTACCTGTTCGGCTACAAGGGCACGACCAGTGTGTTTTCTCTGGCCGACGGCAAAGCGATCGCAGAGAACCGATGCTGGCCCGAGGGCGGCGACGACGAGAAAACGCCCGGTTTTGGCGGCGGGAACGTGCTGTACGCGGCCGCTCCCGCAGGCAATCGCTTGCTGATCCGACGCGGCGACAAACTTTTCGCGATCGGTGCGAAGTCGAAGTAG
- the mnhG gene encoding monovalent cation/H(+) antiporter subunit G, with the protein MIALEIASWFFLIAGAIFSIIGGIGIIRLPEFFSRMHGGGITDTMGAGLIMIGLLCLAGPTLIAVKLLSILFFLTITSPSSCHALAHSALIHGVKPELDVKQNSNRTINTPAAPRDGDVS; encoded by the coding sequence ATGATCGCATTGGAAATTGCAAGCTGGTTCTTTCTCATCGCAGGAGCCATTTTCTCCATCATCGGTGGGATCGGCATCATTCGCTTGCCCGAGTTTTTCTCACGGATGCACGGTGGTGGCATCACGGACACGATGGGTGCTGGGTTGATCATGATTGGGCTGCTGTGCCTGGCGGGCCCCACCTTGATCGCCGTCAAACTGCTGTCGATTTTGTTTTTCTTGACCATCACCAGCCCCAGTTCCTGTCACGCACTGGCTCACTCCGCACTGATTCACGGCGTCAAACCCGAGCTGGACGTCAAACAGAATTCCAACCGCACAATCAACACGCCCGCCGCCCCGCGTGATGGAGACGTCTCATGA